A stretch of Acidicapsa ligni DNA encodes these proteins:
- a CDS encoding polysaccharide biosynthesis/export family protein, with product MKSAFSFTHLACATLTLVLSTASLVAQQPASATATQQPKPALPQLGEQQTPEPTLKLSPQKTLESFEPPANAEYELGAGDVISLDFPGRPELDVKQMAVGPDGRITLPLAGAIHVADLSRTGAAKAITDSLATYYTDLSVTVSIDKYSSNRVRVMGYVQHPGEIYFEDTPTLLDAIGRAGLIPGAVTKDGAPVSGNNIPETCMIYRGNHDVVTVELRTALTTGSGLADMRLRRNDIVYVPSPKESFVSVLGQVARPGTVALTPATTLVSVLAEAGCCTDAAGGIKVHIIQPSTGQDIVVQYKQLMTLGGVQEYKLHSGDVILIPKSAFYKATDVLQRISPVATMVSIAALVGMGG from the coding sequence ATGAAGTCTGCATTCTCATTTACTCACCTCGCCTGCGCAACTCTGACCCTGGTCCTGAGTACAGCCTCGCTTGTTGCACAACAACCGGCCAGCGCTACGGCGACCCAGCAGCCCAAGCCCGCCCTTCCGCAGTTGGGCGAGCAACAGACCCCTGAGCCGACTCTCAAGCTGAGCCCGCAGAAGACGCTGGAAAGCTTTGAGCCTCCGGCGAATGCCGAGTACGAGCTTGGTGCGGGCGACGTAATCAGCCTGGATTTTCCGGGCCGCCCGGAATTGGACGTCAAGCAAATGGCAGTCGGTCCTGACGGACGCATCACATTGCCGCTGGCGGGCGCAATTCATGTAGCCGATCTCAGCCGTACTGGTGCCGCGAAGGCGATCACCGATTCGCTGGCAACCTACTACACCGATTTGAGCGTCACGGTCAGCATCGACAAGTACAGTTCCAACCGCGTTCGTGTGATGGGCTACGTTCAGCATCCTGGAGAAATCTACTTCGAGGACACACCGACGCTGCTGGATGCAATTGGCCGCGCCGGGCTGATTCCAGGAGCAGTGACCAAGGACGGAGCCCCGGTGAGTGGCAACAACATCCCTGAGACCTGCATGATCTATCGCGGCAACCACGATGTGGTGACAGTCGAGCTGCGGACCGCGCTGACGACTGGCAGCGGCCTGGCCGATATGCGTTTGCGCCGGAATGACATCGTGTACGTGCCTTCACCGAAAGAGTCTTTTGTCTCTGTACTGGGGCAGGTTGCTCGTCCTGGCACGGTGGCGCTCACGCCTGCGACAACACTGGTTTCCGTACTTGCCGAGGCTGGCTGCTGCACTGACGCAGCGGGTGGAATCAAGGTTCACATCATCCAGCCATCGACAGGGCAGGATATCGTCGTGCAGTACAAGCAATTGATGACACTCGGCGGAGTGCAGGAATACAAGCTCCATTCGGGCGATGTCATCCTGATTCCCAAATCGGCGTTCTATAAAGCGACAGACGTTCTGCAACGAATCAGTCCCGTCGCCACCATGGTAAGCATCGCCGCGCTGGTAGGTATGGGCGGCTGA
- a CDS encoding glycosyltransferase family 2 protein, whose protein sequence is MTHLLFILLGLALMAVTLPLVLELLLVTSANLLPASRRRTADSGKLPDVAIIVPAHNEEQLVPLCVQSLRAAGGPALKIYVIAHNCSDGTAERARLAGADAVVYNDPNAVGKGFALRYGFQYALDRGADAVMVVDADSVVSLNTVTAVQNAFASGARVIQCRYEMFSTTDRSSTRLAALAFRGFNVVRPRGRDRLGLSAGILGNGFAIDREVLQRVPYDAFSLVEDLEYHLHLVMAGERVRYLDHAFISADFPESGTGESVQRSRWEGGRLHTARTLFLPMLNKLLRGRPRLIEPLCDLVGMPMAFGVFALLVTVCLPVSWIRWYAAASLAVVAAHVLTAAWAGPDFFKTLQLLALSPIYILRKLWMIPGVLRGSSGKAAWVRTERNNTL, encoded by the coding sequence ATGACACATCTCCTTTTCATCTTGCTTGGTCTGGCACTCATGGCGGTAACTCTGCCGCTAGTCCTAGAGCTGCTGCTCGTAACTTCGGCAAACCTGCTGCCTGCCTCACGGCGGCGTACTGCCGATTCGGGCAAGCTTCCTGATGTAGCGATCATTGTGCCGGCTCACAATGAAGAGCAGCTCGTTCCTCTCTGCGTCCAGAGCCTGCGAGCCGCGGGCGGCCCGGCGCTCAAGATTTATGTCATCGCGCACAATTGCTCAGACGGTACCGCGGAGCGAGCGCGGCTTGCCGGTGCGGATGCCGTGGTTTACAACGATCCGAACGCTGTCGGCAAAGGATTTGCGTTGCGGTACGGCTTTCAATATGCCCTGGATCGAGGCGCTGACGCAGTGATGGTCGTGGATGCAGACTCCGTTGTTTCCTTGAACACGGTGACTGCGGTTCAAAATGCTTTTGCTTCCGGAGCACGGGTCATCCAATGCCGCTACGAGATGTTCAGCACGACGGACCGTTCCAGTACACGCCTCGCAGCCCTTGCCTTTCGCGGATTTAATGTGGTCCGCCCGCGTGGCCGTGACCGGCTGGGACTCTCTGCCGGCATTCTCGGAAATGGTTTTGCCATCGACCGGGAGGTATTGCAGAGAGTGCCGTATGACGCCTTTTCGCTGGTGGAAGACCTGGAATACCATCTCCACCTGGTCATGGCAGGCGAACGCGTGCGGTATCTCGATCATGCATTCATTTCTGCGGATTTTCCCGAGTCGGGAACAGGGGAATCCGTCCAGCGCTCACGCTGGGAAGGCGGTCGGCTCCATACAGCCAGGACGCTGTTTCTCCCCATGCTCAACAAGCTTCTGCGCGGACGACCCCGCCTGATCGAGCCGCTGTGCGATCTGGTGGGTATGCCCATGGCTTTTGGTGTATTTGCCTTATTGGTGACAGTATGTCTCCCGGTCTCGTGGATACGATGGTATGCTGCGGCATCTTTGGCGGTTGTAGCCGCTCATGTACTTACTGCGGCGTGGGCTGGACCCGATTTCTTCAAAACACTGCAGTTACTTGCGCTGTCGCCGATTTATATCCTGCGAAAGCTCTGGATGATCCCCGGAGTCTTACGCGGCTCCAGTGGTAAAGCGGCCTGGGTGCGTACTGAGCGGAATAACACCTTGTAG
- a CDS encoding GumC family protein has translation MYIAPTNNPEPQNPISSQYPLRPASRTSPIRINVLKSLRLHPVTSILVALVTLSLGLAVIARHRATYSATSFVYVSPTFPKTLTDDSEQSRPYDAYVQQQIHAIVRYDILADAIRRMSPGLWRGAHESEQSAVERLQRSLDIDRVGGTFQISISLIGQRPEHLAEIVNSVTQAYLDKAKSEEFYGRDDRVATLKEEKARIQGQIDQDIQEQSTINQSLGVASVNGEGNNALDDQTSKLQSDLTTARESRIQAEAQLGALKRNDPSAPNAALNAAADEALASDVSLTALKSSLNQKRGTLLVQLIGMAPNSPARKPIENDLAQIDAQLQKLQEGMRAKAANQLEQKYRTQLNQASIVESRLMTDLQKGTKMATAASSKIQRAAELKADFDRQQARYTAVDDRLSNLELESSSPGSIHLFSPAMTPLGPEQSKIVKLIIGIVPFSILLGILAAVILDLLDKHIYTATDVEAVLGFAPIGMLFDEREVTQVIFDECALRLAAGVDHAARMSGARTFVVTSVNSGAGTTSIVDNLGSMLARIGRKTLIIDAAGGNEPVAYVTFGNHLQKQPVNISGEVPNPAMTKGELAATTTSGSSQSLPARVSPLSSFVFQSFQNLTSAYEIVIIDAAPILLSAETEYLARQADVTILVSEAGKTKKAWLTRAARLLERLGVAGAAAVVNKVNPSRAEEALKHDLREFELRTDRVNLKDWWRTPKKAPRTASSAPFETAQKHSAEEEEIFARDI, from the coding sequence ATGTACATCGCACCGACCAACAATCCGGAACCGCAGAATCCGATCTCGTCGCAGTATCCTCTTCGTCCGGCATCGAGAACGAGCCCTATTCGGATCAATGTGCTCAAGAGTCTGCGTCTGCACCCGGTCACGTCCATTCTGGTTGCGCTGGTGACTCTGAGCCTCGGACTGGCTGTGATTGCTCGTCACCGGGCAACGTATTCGGCCACGAGTTTTGTATATGTATCGCCCACATTCCCCAAAACCCTGACAGATGACAGCGAACAATCGCGCCCTTACGACGCGTATGTTCAGCAGCAGATTCACGCAATTGTTCGATACGACATCCTGGCGGACGCAATTCGGCGCATGAGCCCCGGTCTCTGGCGCGGAGCCCACGAAAGCGAGCAGTCTGCCGTTGAACGCCTGCAACGCTCTCTGGATATCGACCGTGTTGGTGGAACCTTTCAGATCTCCATTTCTCTCATTGGGCAGCGTCCTGAGCATCTTGCCGAGATCGTAAATTCTGTTACGCAGGCCTATCTCGATAAGGCCAAGTCCGAAGAGTTCTACGGACGTGATGACCGCGTGGCTACGCTCAAGGAAGAGAAAGCTCGCATTCAGGGGCAGATCGATCAGGATATTCAGGAGCAATCCACGATCAATCAGTCTCTTGGGGTTGCATCCGTCAATGGCGAGGGAAACAACGCCTTGGACGACCAGACTTCGAAACTACAGTCCGACCTGACAACAGCGCGAGAATCGCGAATCCAGGCCGAAGCACAGCTCGGCGCGCTTAAGCGGAATGATCCATCTGCCCCCAATGCGGCGCTGAATGCGGCTGCGGATGAGGCCCTGGCCAGCGACGTCAGCTTGACGGCATTGAAGTCATCCCTCAATCAGAAGCGCGGCACATTGCTCGTCCAGCTTATCGGCATGGCCCCCAACAGCCCTGCTCGCAAGCCCATTGAAAATGACCTGGCGCAAATCGACGCCCAGTTACAGAAGCTGCAGGAAGGCATGCGGGCCAAGGCGGCCAATCAGCTTGAGCAGAAGTACCGTACTCAGTTGAACCAGGCATCCATCGTCGAGTCCAGGCTGATGACCGATCTCCAGAAGGGCACGAAGATGGCTACTGCAGCATCTTCAAAGATTCAACGCGCGGCTGAGCTCAAGGCCGATTTCGATCGCCAGCAGGCACGTTACACCGCCGTCGATGATCGTCTCAGCAATCTTGAATTGGAAAGCAGCTCGCCCGGGTCCATACACCTGTTCTCTCCGGCCATGACCCCGCTCGGCCCGGAGCAGAGCAAGATCGTGAAACTCATCATCGGCATCGTGCCTTTCTCGATTCTGCTGGGAATCCTTGCAGCAGTCATTCTTGATCTGCTCGACAAGCACATTTACACAGCTACGGATGTGGAAGCAGTTCTGGGCTTTGCACCTATCGGCATGCTCTTCGATGAGCGCGAAGTCACACAGGTGATATTCGATGAGTGCGCTTTGCGTTTGGCTGCAGGTGTCGATCACGCAGCTCGCATGTCAGGAGCACGCACCTTTGTTGTTACATCTGTAAATTCGGGCGCTGGAACCACGTCTATCGTGGACAATCTCGGCAGTATGCTCGCACGGATCGGTCGCAAGACGCTGATCATTGACGCCGCTGGTGGAAACGAGCCTGTAGCTTACGTCACCTTTGGCAACCATCTGCAGAAGCAGCCCGTGAACATCTCGGGAGAAGTTCCAAATCCGGCCATGACGAAGGGCGAGCTTGCGGCAACAACAACTTCTGGCTCATCCCAATCGCTGCCCGCGCGCGTATCTCCGCTGAGCAGCTTTGTCTTTCAAAGCTTCCAGAATCTGACCTCGGCATACGAAATTGTGATCATTGATGCCGCTCCGATTCTTCTCTCTGCGGAGACCGAATATCTGGCACGCCAGGCGGACGTCACCATTCTCGTATCCGAAGCAGGAAAGACCAAGAAGGCATGGCTGACTCGCGCTGCCCGTCTGTTGGAGCGGCTCGGTGTTGCTGGTGCCGCCGCAGTCGTGAACAAAGTCAATCCCTCGCGAGCAGAAGAAGCGCTCAAACATGACCTGCGTGAATTCGAACTTCGCACCGATAGAGTCAATCTCAAAGATTGGTGGCGGACACCGAAGAAGGCACCTCGAACAGCATCCAGCGCTCCCTTCGAGACAGCCCAGAAACATTCGGCCGAAGAAGAAGAGATCTTCGCACGCGATATCTAA